A window from Deltaproteobacteria bacterium encodes these proteins:
- a CDS encoding response regulator: MSTLAHMGSPSLGHDPEGVTVLVVDDEEFIRTLVRERLEIAGYSVDEACNGREALSRLAASDYTVLLTDIRMPEMDGISLLREATTRFPEVAGIVMSAHAELDTAVSALKIGACDYITKPFNFDVLLITIENSIRKKALERELQDYQVNLEKKVKEQTDLINQMYIRSIDSLIKALEAKDFYTRGHSQRVTMYSVAIGKEMRLASGQIDVLHQAAILHDLGKIGVREAVLNKPGKLTEEEFKEIILHPEVATKILEPIPNFRPLLPAILHHHERYDGKGYPGHLKGKDIPLESRIMAIADTFDSMTSTRAYRKALSLETANAEILRCSGSQFDPDIVPVFLGVQGKIEILGDLNDLILPDGHVDAIFARSG; the protein is encoded by the coding sequence ATGAGTACACTTGCGCACATGGGAAGTCCTTCGCTCGGCCACGATCCGGAAGGGGTTACCGTCCTCGTCGTTGACGACGAGGAATTCATCCGCACGCTGGTTCGCGAACGGCTTGAAATAGCAGGGTATTCCGTGGACGAGGCATGCAACGGAAGGGAAGCGCTGTCACGGTTGGCCGCGAGCGATTACACGGTTCTCCTGACCGATATCCGCATGCCGGAAATGGACGGGATCTCACTCCTCAGGGAAGCCACCACGAGATTCCCCGAGGTGGCCGGAATTGTCATGTCGGCGCATGCCGAGCTCGATACCGCAGTTTCCGCCTTGAAGATAGGCGCCTGCGACTACATAACCAAGCCCTTCAACTTCGATGTTCTTCTTATCACTATCGAGAACTCCATCCGCAAGAAAGCCCTCGAGAGGGAGCTCCAGGACTACCAGGTTAACCTGGAAAAGAAGGTAAAGGAGCAGACCGACCTCATCAACCAGATGTACATCAGGTCGATCGATTCCCTCATCAAGGCGCTGGAAGCCAAGGATTTCTATACGCGAGGCCATTCCCAGCGTGTGACGATGTACTCCGTCGCGATCGGAAAGGAGATGCGGCTGGCGTCCGGGCAGATCGACGTGCTCCACCAGGCCGCCATCCTCCACGACCTGGGTAAGATCGGTGTCCGCGAGGCCGTGCTCAACAAGCCCGGCAAGCTGACGGAAGAGGAATTCAAGGAGATCATCCTTCATCCCGAAGTGGCTACGAAGATTCTCGAGCCGATCCCTAATTTCCGCCCGCTTCTTCCCGCGATCCTGCATCACCACGAGCGGTACGACGGCAAAGGGTATCCTGGACATCTCAAGGGAAAGGATATTCCTCTCGAATCCCGCATCATGGCGATTGCCGACACCTTCGACTCCATGACCTCGACCCGTGCCTACCGTAAGGCTCTCTCCCTGGAAACGGCGAACGCCGAAATCCTGAGGTGCTCTGGAAGCCAGTTCGATCCCGATATCGTCCCGGTTTTCCTCGGAGTTCAGGGAAAGATAGAGATTCTTGGCGACCTGAACGACCTGATCCTGCCCGACGGCCACGTGGACGCCATCTTCGCCCGATCGGGCTGA